A section of the Candidatus Tectomicrobia bacterium genome encodes:
- a CDS encoding purine-binding chemotaxis protein CheW encodes MKPDKGSPIPEAAIDWREIHARLEQSRRALEAGGELPPQEVKRILRERAKRFAQPREKAPEVTATLDLLVFALGGERYGIETEHVVEVIPVQDLVSVPCTPPVILGVVNHRGHVLPVLDIRRLSGFPGQAAGEGGRAVVVKAGGMTLGISADAVDGTVRVGANELSPPPAVLAGGREEFIRGVTREMVGVLDLDALARDPRIMVNEEVG; translated from the coding sequence GTGAAGCCAGACAAGGGAAGCCCAATCCCCGAAGCGGCGATCGATTGGAGGGAAATCCACGCGCGCCTGGAACAGAGCCGCCGCGCCCTTGAGGCGGGCGGCGAGCTTCCGCCGCAGGAGGTGAAGCGGATTCTGCGGGAGAGGGCCAAACGCTTCGCCCAGCCCCGGGAAAAGGCACCGGAAGTCACCGCGACCCTGGACCTTCTCGTTTTTGCCCTCGGGGGGGAGCGGTACGGAATTGAAACGGAGCATGTTGTGGAGGTGATCCCCGTCCAAGACTTGGTGTCCGTCCCCTGCACGCCGCCCGTCATCCTCGGGGTGGTGAACCACCGCGGCCACGTCCTTCCGGTCCTGGATATCCGGAGGTTGTCCGGGTTTCCCGGGCAGGCGGCCGGGGAGGGGGGCCGCGCCGTGGTGGTGAAGGCGGGCGGGATGACCTTGGGGATTTCCGCCGACGCAGTCGATGGGACCGTACGGGTCGGGGCAAACGAGCTGTCACCTCCTCCGGCGGTCCTCGCCGGCGGCCGCGAGGAATTCATCCGTGGGGTGACGAGAGAGATGGTGGGGGTTTTGGATTTGGACGCCTTGGCCCGGGATCCCCGGATCATGGTGAACGAAGAAGTCGGCTGA